The window TAAGAAAACAGATTTTATCGTAAAAGCTGCCAATCTGCCTCTGGTCAAGCTCTGCCTTTAACCTGATGTCAAAACGCAGCAGGAGAAGTCTTGCTCCTATATATTCCCAGTCCGGCGCTTCCTGGGTCGTCAGCTCCACCGCCGCCTGGATCAGTGCTCCCAACCGCTCCTCAAGGCTCATATCTTTCTTGCAAAACCCTGTGAATTTTATGGAAAGGTGATCCAGGTCATAGGATGGGGAATCCCACTCCTTTTGGATTCCGTCCAATACTTCTTCCAGTTCCTCTACCGCTTTAAAATATTCCAGAATTTCCTGTTTCCCATTTCTCTTGTCCATTTATAATTCCCGCCATTCCATGATTTATATTAGTATCAATAACTGTTATCCAATATCACATGTAAAAATATACCACAACATATAGTTAATTTCAACCATTGACATACAAAATATTCGTTCTCAGGATATTTTCTTCTTTTTTTATCATGAAATGAAAGGCTGAAAAACCAACGAGTAAAAAACGCCTGAACTCTTACAAAATAAGAGTTCAGGCGTTTTCATTTAAAAGAAAGATCTTATCTGGAACCGCGTACATAAGGCTTTCCAAGACCTTCCGGTGCATGGCTCCTCCCAGCGGTACCCAGGAGGGCGGCCAACGTGATCAGATAGGGAAGCATGGACAATGCCTGGGAGGGAAGGGGAACACCAACTGCCTGAAGGCGGATCTGCAGCGCATTGGCGGCGCCGAACAAAAGGGCTGCTCCCATCATTCCAAAAGGAACATAGCGGCCCAGAATAACAGCTGCAAGGGCAATGTAGCCCCGCCCGGAGGTCATATTTTCCGAAAAATTCCCCACCTGTACCAGAACCAGATATGCACCTCCCATTCCCCCCAGCACTCCGTTTAAAACCATGGAAATGTACTGGTACTTGTAAACCGGTATCCCTGCCGAATCTGCGGAACGGGGACTTTCTCCAATGGCTGCAAAGGAAAGCCCTGTGTTTGTTTTTTTATAAAAGAGAGCTGCCCCTATGACCAGAAAATACATGAGATAGGTGAGAATATCCTGATAAAAAAGAGCGTTTCCAATGAGCGGAATGCCGGAAAGCACCGGGATCCGTACCTTAAGAAGAGGCTGGATCTGCTGGTAGGATTGTCCCCCCGACATGAGCTTATACAAAAAACCGGTAACCCCCATCACAAAAATATTGATGGCGATCCCGCTGACTGACTGGTCTTTTGACAGCTTAATTGACAAGACTCCATGGATCATGCTGACAGCAGCTCCCCCTGCCATGCCGCAAAGAAGCCCCAGAGTCATGCTTCCTGAGTAAAACGCACCTGCAAAAGAGAAAAATGCGCCGGAAAGCATGACTCCCTCCATTCCGATGTTCAGAATTCCGCTTTTTTCCGAAATAGTCTCCCCAAGCCCTGCATAGGCAAGAGGCACAGCCATTCGTACTGCCGCCGATAAAAAGGCAGTCAGAAAGCTGACGGTTAAAATCTGGTCCAGCATCTATTTCCCCTCCTTTGGTCTCATTTTCCCGGCAAGAAGCTCTCTGCCCAAAATGAGCAGCACCATAAAGCCGATGAGAAAATCCACAATGGAGGACGGAACCCCCATCTGCCTTTGCATGGAATTTGCGCCTACCTCCAGGGCAGCAAATAAAACAGAGACAATCAGCACTCCCACCGGATGGTTGGAGGCCAAAAGGGTTATGAGAATTGCCGTATACCCGCAGCCTCCGGAAATGCCTTCCAGCAGTTTTTTCTGAACTCCCAGTACCTCCACAGCTCCTGCGGTCCCGGCAAGTCCTCCGCTTAACACCGCCGACAGGATGATGTTCTTCACCACGGAAATACCGTTTACCGCAGCAGCCCGCTTATTAAAGCCGACTACCCGGAACTCATAGCCTGCGGCCGTTTTTTCCATGAGAAACCACACAAAAAGCACGGCACCAAGTGCTATAAAAATACCTGTATGAATCCTGGTGGGCTTTAAAAAGCGTAAAAGCGTTGCTGAGGCATCTATTTTTTCCGATTGGGGGATGCTTCCCGCCGGATCCATGAGAAAGGTGCGGACAGCTATGCCCAAAAGATTCATGGAAATATAATTCAGCATAATGGTGCATATGATTTCCGAGATTCCAAGCTTTGCCTTTAAAATGGCTGCCAGCAATGCCCATAGTCCGCCAAACAGGAATCCGCAGGCAATTGCCAGAAAGATCCGGAAAATCCCCGGAACTCCGGCGGTATTTAAAGCCACCCAGGCTGAGGCAAGGGCTCCTATGTAAAACTGCCCTTCCCCGCCGATATTAAAAAATCCGGTCCGGAAGGCCACCGAACAGCCAAGTCCGGTGAGGATTAAGGGAGTTGCTTTCACAAACACTTCCCCAAACCCGCTCCTATTGCCAAAGATTCCGTTGAAAAACATCCGGCTTGCCGTGAGAGGGTCAGCTCCTGACAAAAGGACAAGGATAGCTGCCGCACCAATGGAAATCAAAGCAATTTTCCCCAGCTCAGCTGCCTTCATTTTTTTCATTTGGTCCATTGCCTACCTCCTTTTGTGTCACTCCGCCCATATAAAGCCCGATTTTAAATACATCGGCTTCTTTTCTGTCAAGGATCCCCATGATCCGTCCTTCAAACATCACTGCGATCCGGTCGCTTAAGGAAAGGATCTCATCTAAATCGGCAGAAATGAGCAAAACGCTTTTTCCCTTGTTTTTCTGCCTGACAAGAGTCTGATGAACAAATTCCGTTGCCCCGATATCTAAGCCTCTTGTAGGCTGGCTGGCCACGATGAGCCTGGCTTCATTGGAAATCTCACGGGATAAAATCACCTTCTGCTGGTTTCCGCCGCTCATAAGCTTTACCGGCGTCCTGATCCCGCTTTTTCCCGACGTACGGATCCCATACTCTGTAACGGCTTCTAATGCCCGGTTCTCAGCTTCTTTATAATCCAGAATCAGATTTTTTGAAAATGGCGGCCGGTTAAACGTGCGCAGAATCAGGTTTTCCGTTACCGTCATATCCACGACCAGACTGTCTTTATGGCGGTCATCGGATATATAGGAAATGCCCTTATGAAAGCGTTCCTTTACAGACCTGTTGTCAATGGCCTCCCCGCGGAAGACAATGCTTCCCT of the Lacrimispora indolis DSM 755 genome contains:
- a CDS encoding ABC transporter permease translates to MDQMKKMKAAELGKIALISIGAAAILVLLSGADPLTASRMFFNGIFGNRSGFGEVFVKATPLILTGLGCSVAFRTGFFNIGGEGQFYIGALASAWVALNTAGVPGIFRIFLAIACGFLFGGLWALLAAILKAKLGISEIICTIMLNYISMNLLGIAVRTFLMDPAGSIPQSEKIDASATLLRFLKPTRIHTGIFIALGAVLFVWFLMEKTAAGYEFRVVGFNKRAAAVNGISVVKNIILSAVLSGGLAGTAGAVEVLGVQKKLLEGISGGCGYTAILITLLASNHPVGVLIVSVLFAALEVGANSMQRQMGVPSSIVDFLIGFMVLLILGRELLAGKMRPKEGK
- a CDS encoding ABC transporter permease, with amino-acid sequence MLDQILTVSFLTAFLSAAVRMAVPLAYAGLGETISEKSGILNIGMEGVMLSGAFFSFAGAFYSGSMTLGLLCGMAGGAAVSMIHGVLSIKLSKDQSVSGIAINIFVMGVTGFLYKLMSGGQSYQQIQPLLKVRIPVLSGIPLIGNALFYQDILTYLMYFLVIGAALFYKKTNTGLSFAAIGESPRSADSAGIPVYKYQYISMVLNGVLGGMGGAYLVLVQVGNFSENMTSGRGYIALAAVILGRYVPFGMMGAALLFGAANALQIRLQAVGVPLPSQALSMLPYLITLAALLGTAGRSHAPEGLGKPYVRGSR